A region of Acidithiobacillus ferridurans DNA encodes the following proteins:
- the ilvB gene encoding biosynthetic-type acetolactate synthase large subunit, which yields MTSPTTTQERPGPGQQTEELTGAEIVVRALRDEGVEYVFGYPGGAVLYIYDKLAQEDAVKHVLVRHEQAAVHAADAYSRVTGKVGVVLVTSGPGATNAVTGIATAYMDSVPLVVITGQVPVALIGNDAFQEVDTVGITRPCTKHNFLVKDVRDLASTLKTAFYLAATGRPGPVLVDIPKDVTSHKAAYHYPEKITLRSYKPTVKGHSGQVRKALQTITSAQRPMFYTGGGIILGNASEALRKLVRTLGAPITHTLMGLGAYPASDRQFLGMLGMHGTYEANMAVQHCDVLVALGARFDDRVTGNLAKFAPHARIVHVDVDPSSISKNVRVDVPVVGDLQQVLLEMNHMLEENDQRNDPQAMQAWWAQIEEWRGRDCLHYNQDDRVIKPQFVVQKLFELTEGNAIITSDVGQHQMWAAQFYGFDRPRRWVNSGGLGTMGFGLPAAMGAQVAEPDSTVVCITGDGSIQMNIQELSTCLQHRLPVKVACLNNHYLGMVRQWQEFFYENRYAMSYVDALPDFVKLAEAYGHVGLRAHTPADVEPVIREALRLKDRMVFMDFQVDPTENVYPMVPAGAALSEMILV from the coding sequence ATGACGTCCCCGACGACCACGCAGGAACGCCCCGGTCCCGGACAGCAGACAGAAGAGCTGACGGGAGCGGAGATTGTGGTCCGTGCCTTGCGTGACGAAGGCGTGGAATATGTTTTCGGCTATCCGGGCGGCGCCGTGCTGTATATCTATGACAAACTGGCCCAGGAAGATGCCGTCAAGCATGTTCTGGTGCGCCACGAGCAGGCGGCGGTACATGCGGCGGATGCGTATTCCCGGGTGACCGGCAAGGTTGGCGTGGTGCTGGTCACCAGCGGCCCGGGTGCCACCAATGCGGTTACCGGCATTGCCACGGCGTATATGGATTCCGTGCCCCTGGTGGTGATCACCGGGCAGGTGCCCGTTGCGCTCATCGGTAATGACGCCTTCCAGGAAGTGGATACGGTGGGTATCACGCGGCCCTGCACCAAGCATAATTTTTTGGTGAAGGACGTTCGTGATCTGGCGAGCACCCTGAAGACCGCGTTTTATCTGGCGGCGACGGGACGACCTGGGCCAGTGCTGGTGGACATCCCCAAAGATGTCACCAGCCATAAGGCCGCCTATCACTATCCCGAAAAAATCACTCTGCGTTCCTACAAACCGACGGTGAAAGGTCACTCGGGGCAGGTGCGTAAGGCGTTGCAGACCATTACCAGCGCGCAGCGGCCGATGTTCTATACCGGCGGTGGCATTATCCTTGGTAACGCCTCTGAGGCGCTTCGCAAGCTGGTCCGTACCCTGGGCGCACCCATTACCCATACCCTCATGGGGTTGGGCGCTTATCCGGCGTCAGATCGCCAGTTCCTCGGGATGCTGGGCATGCATGGCACCTATGAGGCCAACATGGCGGTGCAGCATTGCGATGTGCTGGTGGCCCTGGGTGCGCGTTTTGATGACCGTGTCACGGGTAACCTCGCCAAATTCGCGCCGCACGCACGGATTGTACATGTGGATGTCGACCCTTCCTCCATCTCCAAGAATGTACGGGTGGATGTGCCCGTCGTCGGCGATTTGCAGCAGGTGCTGCTGGAGATGAATCATATGCTGGAGGAGAACGATCAACGCAACGACCCCCAAGCCATGCAGGCCTGGTGGGCACAGATCGAGGAGTGGAGGGGGCGTGACTGTCTGCACTATAACCAGGATGATCGCGTCATCAAACCGCAGTTTGTGGTGCAGAAACTCTTTGAACTGACGGAAGGTAACGCCATCATCACCTCGGATGTGGGGCAGCACCAGATGTGGGCGGCACAGTTTTATGGTTTTGACCGGCCACGGCGCTGGGTCAACAGTGGCGGGCTGGGCACCATGGGCTTCGGGCTTCCGGCGGCCATGGGCGCACAGGTTGCCGAGCCGGATTCGACGGTGGTCTGCATTACGGGTGACGGCAGTATCCAGATGAATATTCAGGAGTTGTCCACCTGTCTACAACATCGTTTGCCCGTCAAGGTGGCGTGTCTCAACAATCATTATCTGGGGATGGTGCGCCAGTGGCAGGAGTTCTTCTATGAGAACCGTTATGCGATGAGTTATGTGGATGCCTTACCGGATTTCGTCAAGTTGGCCGAAGCCTATGGGCACGTCGGTCTGCGCGCCCACACGCCTGCCGATGTGGAACCGGTGATCCGCGAGGCACTGCGTCTGAAAGACCGGATGGTGTTCATGGACTTCCAGGTGGACCCGACCGAGAACGTCTACCCCATGGTGCCTGCGGGTGCAGCCCTCTCCGAAATGATTCTGGTATAA
- the ilvN gene encoding acetolactate synthase small subunit, whose protein sequence is MRHIISILLENEAGALSRVAGLFSARGYNIEAMTVAPTHDPSISRMTVATRGSDEIMEQVLKQLNKLVEVVRVHDLTEGPHIERELMLVKVHAMGPDREEVKRLSDIFRGRIIDVTDCSYTMELTGTGEKLDAFIQSLDPGMVIEVVRSGASAISRGAKAI, encoded by the coding sequence ATGCGCCATATCATTTCCATTTTACTGGAAAACGAGGCGGGGGCCCTGTCGCGGGTGGCGGGGCTGTTCTCGGCGCGTGGCTATAACATCGAGGCGATGACGGTCGCGCCGACCCATGACCCGAGTATCTCGCGGATGACCGTGGCTACCCGCGGCTCCGACGAGATCATGGAACAGGTCCTCAAGCAGTTGAACAAGCTGGTGGAAGTGGTCCGCGTCCATGACCTGACCGAAGGACCGCATATCGAGCGTGAGTTGATGCTCGTCAAGGTCCATGCCATGGGGCCGGATCGCGAGGAAGTCAAAAGGCTGTCGGATATTTTCCGGGGGCGCATCATCGACGTGACGGATTGTTCCTATACCATGGAGCTGACTGGTACCGGCGAGAAGCTGGACGCCTTTATTCAGTCTCTTGATCCCGGCATGGTCATCGAGGTGGTGCGCAGCGGGGCCAGTGCCATCAGTCGCGGTGCCAAGGCCATATAG
- the ilvC gene encoding ketol-acid reductoisomerase, protein MKVFYDNDADLALIQKKKVAIIGYGSQGHAHALNLKDSGVSVVVGLRKDSSSWEKASKAGLEVKEVAAAVAAADVVMILTPDEGQGALYRDEIAPNIRQGAALVFAHGFNIHFGQIHPRADLDCFLVAPKGPGHLVRSTYTQGGGVPSLIAVHQDASGNATNIALSYAKANGGTRAGVIETSFREETETDLFGEQAVLCGGATALVQAGFETLVEAGYAPEMAYFECMHELKLIVDLMYEGGISNMRYSISNTAEYGDLTRGPRVVNADTKAEMKKILTEIQNGQFAREFILENQSGRPTMQAMRRIGAEHPIEVVGSKLRSMMTWIGQSRIVDRSRN, encoded by the coding sequence ATGAAGGTTTTTTACGATAACGATGCCGATCTCGCCCTGATCCAGAAGAAAAAAGTGGCTATCATCGGCTATGGTTCCCAGGGCCATGCCCATGCGTTGAATCTCAAGGATTCCGGCGTGAGCGTAGTGGTCGGCCTGCGCAAGGACTCTTCCTCCTGGGAGAAGGCCAGCAAGGCGGGGCTGGAAGTCAAGGAAGTGGCTGCAGCCGTGGCCGCAGCCGATGTGGTGATGATCCTGACCCCCGATGAAGGCCAGGGCGCACTGTACCGCGATGAGATCGCACCGAATATCCGGCAGGGCGCGGCACTGGTATTCGCCCACGGCTTCAACATCCATTTTGGCCAGATTCATCCTCGTGCCGATCTGGACTGCTTCCTGGTGGCGCCCAAGGGTCCGGGGCATCTGGTGCGTTCCACCTACACCCAGGGCGGCGGTGTACCCAGTCTGATCGCGGTGCATCAGGATGCCAGCGGCAATGCCACCAATATCGCCCTGTCTTACGCCAAGGCCAACGGCGGCACCCGTGCCGGCGTGATCGAGACCAGTTTCCGGGAAGAGACCGAAACTGACCTCTTTGGCGAACAGGCGGTGCTTTGCGGTGGTGCCACGGCGCTGGTGCAGGCGGGTTTTGAAACGCTGGTGGAAGCCGGCTATGCGCCGGAAATGGCCTACTTCGAGTGTATGCATGAGTTGAAACTGATTGTCGACCTCATGTACGAAGGCGGCATCAGCAACATGCGCTACTCCATTTCCAACACCGCCGAATACGGCGACCTGACCCGCGGCCCGCGCGTCGTCAATGCGGATACCAAGGCGGAAATGAAGAAGATTCTCACAGAAATTCAGAATGGCCAGTTCGCCAGGGAATTTATCCTGGAGAATCAGTCTGGTAGGCCGACCATGCAGGCCATGCGCCGGATAGGTGCCGAGCATCCCATCGAGGTGGTGGGCAGCAAGTTGCGTTCCATGATGACCTGGATTGGTCAGAGCCGGATCGTGGACCGCTCGCGTAACTGA
- a CDS encoding phosphatidylserine decarboxylase: MKTDYPYPLLAREGWPFIALFLGVAIVLQVLTNSWWALPFYLLFLFSLQFFRDPRRPLPTLSERSVLCPADGKVIAIEQVEDPYLSRPALKISIFMNVFDVHVNRMPVSGQVQKVWYFPGKFFNAALDKASLENERNALWVRTGDGSDVTVVQVAGLVARRIVCYIGADAAVVSGQRFGFIRFGSRVDTYLPLGAQPLVAIGERVRSGAQCIATLGVRQA, encoded by the coding sequence ATGAAAACAGACTATCCATATCCGTTGCTGGCGCGCGAGGGTTGGCCTTTTATCGCACTCTTTCTGGGTGTGGCCATCGTGCTCCAGGTGCTCACCAACAGTTGGTGGGCATTGCCCTTCTATCTGCTTTTTCTCTTCAGTCTTCAGTTTTTCCGCGACCCGCGGCGACCGTTGCCCACTTTGTCGGAGCGATCAGTGCTGTGTCCGGCAGACGGCAAGGTAATCGCCATCGAGCAGGTCGAAGACCCCTATCTTTCCCGTCCCGCGCTCAAGATCAGCATTTTTATGAACGTGTTCGATGTGCACGTCAATCGCATGCCGGTCAGCGGACAGGTGCAGAAAGTCTGGTATTTCCCCGGTAAGTTCTTCAATGCTGCCCTTGACAAGGCATCTCTGGAGAATGAACGCAACGCCCTCTGGGTCAGGACGGGCGACGGCAGCGATGTGACCGTCGTGCAGGTGGCAGGCCTGGTCGCACGACGTATCGTCTGTTATATCGGTGCCGATGCGGCAGTGGTGTCGGGGCAGCGCTTCGGCTTTATCCGCTTCGGTTCGCGGGTGGACACCTACTTGCCGCTGGGTGCCCAGCCTTTGGTGGCCATAGGGGAGCGGGTGCGTTCCGGCGCCCAGTGTATTGCGACCTTGGGTGTGCGGCAGGCATGA
- the pssA gene encoding CDP-diacylglycerol--serine O-phosphatidyltransferase — translation MNPRYPRRGVYVLPNLFTTASLFAGFYSIIASINGHYRVAAMVIFIAMMLDGLDGRVARMTHTESAFGAEYDSLADVIAFGMAPAILVFLWGLRDFGNFGWLGAFVYTACGALRLARFNTQIHSASKRYFQGLPIPTAAAVLASLVWVAVGEGYPWLTQISEYLALGLVYALGLLMVSNVRFRSFKDFDLHGRVPFALAILVVLAVALVAVHPPLVLFIAVISYVAIGLLQTLWQIRSRRIQRQRGGSGH, via the coding sequence ATGAATCCCAGATATCCGCGCCGTGGCGTTTATGTCCTGCCCAATCTCTTTACCACGGCCAGCCTTTTTGCGGGTTTCTACTCCATCATCGCTTCCATCAATGGCCACTACCGAGTGGCGGCCATGGTCATCTTCATCGCGATGATGCTCGATGGGCTGGACGGGCGTGTGGCACGGATGACCCATACGGAAAGCGCATTCGGCGCGGAATATGATTCATTGGCGGATGTGATCGCTTTTGGTATGGCACCGGCCATTCTGGTTTTTCTGTGGGGGCTGCGGGATTTCGGCAATTTTGGCTGGCTGGGGGCCTTTGTTTATACGGCCTGTGGCGCCCTGCGCCTGGCTCGCTTCAATACCCAGATACATAGCGCATCCAAGCGCTACTTCCAGGGTTTGCCCATACCTACGGCAGCGGCCGTGCTGGCCAGTCTGGTTTGGGTGGCGGTAGGGGAGGGATACCCCTGGCTGACGCAGATCAGCGAATATCTGGCGCTGGGACTGGTCTACGCGCTGGGTTTGCTGATGGTCAGCAATGTTCGCTTCCGCAGTTTCAAGGATTTCGACCTGCACGGGCGGGTGCCCTTTGCGTTGGCGATTCTGGTGGTGCTGGCGGTCGCCCTGGTGGCCGTGCATCCGCCGCTGGTCCTGTTTATCGCCGTGATTTCCTATGTAGCGATAGGTCTGTTGCAGACCCTGTGGCAAATTCGCAGCCGCCGTAT